In the genome of Oncorhynchus clarkii lewisi isolate Uvic-CL-2024 chromosome 22, UVic_Ocla_1.0, whole genome shotgun sequence, one region contains:
- the LOC139380146 gene encoding trace amine-associated receptor 13c-like, with product MEKHEDVQYCFQDRNSSCRKALLSTSIYITLYIIFSLISAVTVFLNLLVIISIFHFKELHTTTNLLILSLAVSDLLVGLIVIPVMTVAIMEPCWGFGEYFCVFQIYISSLCNSLSLGNLVLISIDRYVAVCDPLLYHSKITITRIMCCISITWCYCIIYRAANITYFVNVQVTSWCLKECTTVEGSIWVNFTDLVITIVVPCSVIITLYMKIFVVARSQARKVFSKEAASVSGVKTVQANKSERKAAKTLAIVVFNYLIFWIPYFISFLTFLNSLINPIIYAFLYPWFKVTAKLILTLKIRHS from the exons ACAGAAACTCTTCTTGCAGAAAGGCTTTGCTATCGACATCTATCTACATAACACTGTACATCATCTTCTCATTGATTTCAGCAGTTACAGTATTTTTGAACCTACTGGTGATCATCTCCATCTTTCACTTCAAGGAGCTCCACACTACAACCAACCTGCTCATCCTCTCTTTGGCTGTGTCAGATCTCCTGGTGGGATTGATTGTGATACCAGTAATGACTGTAGCAATTATGGAACCATGCTGGGGTTTTGGggaatatttctgtgtgtttcagaTCTACATTTCTAGTTTATGTAATTCTTTATCTCTGGGCAATTTGGTCTTGATATCTATTGACCGCTATGTTGCTGTGTGTGATCCCTTATTGTACCACTCTAAAATAACGATAACAAGAATCATGTGTTGTATTTCCATTACCTGGTGTTATTGTATCATATACCGTGCTGCTAATATTACATATTTTGTAAATGTACAGGTAACAAGTTGGTGTTTGAAAGAATGTACTACTGTTGAAGGGTCAATCTGGGTTAATTTCACTGATCTTGTTATTACAATTGTTGTCCCGTGCTCCGTTATTATAACGCTTTATATGAAAATCTTTGTGGTGGCCAGATCACAGGCCAGAAAGGTATTTTCAAAAGAGGCTGCCAGTGTGTCTGGTGTTAAAACTGTACAGGCAAATAAGTCTGAGAGAAAAGCAGCAAAAACTCTAGCTATTGTTGTTTTCAACTATCTAATTTTTTGGATTC CATATTTTATCAGTTTTCTGACATTTCTTAATTCCTTAATTAATCCAATCATTTATGCTTTCCTTTATCCATGGTTTAAAGTGACAGCTAAACTTATTTTAACTTTAAAGATAAGACATTCATAG